One window of Deltaproteobacteria bacterium genomic DNA carries:
- the nrfH gene encoding cytochrome c nitrite reductase small subunit, with protein MAPRETPRSSRMLPLLLAVVIGVAAGIGGYTFQYARGLSYFSTDPAACVNCHIMRPQYDAWQKASHHQVAVCVDCHLPHAFVRKYLAKMENGWRHGEKFTTQRFVEPIVVQANGRAILQENCLRCHGDLVHRIAGASSLPGDVPCTHCHAGVGHGEKTGIGGPLTPADLAAAS; from the coding sequence ATGGCGCCGCGCGAGACACCCCGATCGTCGCGCATGCTGCCGCTCCTGCTCGCCGTCGTGATCGGCGTCGCGGCGGGAATCGGCGGCTATACGTTCCAGTACGCCCGCGGGCTCTCGTACTTCAGCACCGACCCCGCGGCGTGCGTCAACTGCCACATCATGCGCCCGCAGTACGACGCGTGGCAGAAGGCGAGCCACCATCAGGTGGCCGTCTGCGTCGACTGCCACCTGCCGCACGCCTTCGTACGCAAGTACCTCGCGAAGATGGAGAACGGCTGGCGGCACGGCGAGAAGTTCACCACCCAGCGCTTCGTCGAGCCGATCGTCGTGCAGGCGAACGGGCGCGCCATCCTGCAGGAGAACTGCCTCCGGTGTCATGGCGACCTCGTCCACCGGATCGCCGGGGCGTCGAGCCTGCCGGGGGACGTGCCGTGCACGCACTGTCACGCGGGCGTCGGCCATGGGGAGAAGACCGGAATCGGCGGGCCGCTCACGCCCGCCGACCTCGCCGCCGCTTCGTGA
- a CDS encoding DUF2585 family protein has protein sequence MRTERTRLVRHAAGAVAVLAVMAGALAAMGRVWWCRAGDPHLWSGADEILSRHNSQHLVDPYAFTHVLHGLVFYALVWVVLRGRAGATGRAWAGFLLEVAWEILENTDAVIGRYRTATIALDYYGDSIANSVADVVAYLAGYGLAAVLPVQASVAAFVLVDGALALWIRDGLVLNVWMLLWPIAAVLRWQSGG, from the coding sequence ATGCGAACGGAGCGGACACGGCTGGTGCGGCACGCGGCGGGTGCCGTCGCCGTGCTCGCGGTCATGGCGGGAGCGCTCGCCGCCATGGGCCGCGTGTGGTGGTGCCGGGCGGGCGACCCGCACCTCTGGTCGGGCGCCGATGAGATCCTGAGCCGCCACAACTCACAGCACCTCGTCGATCCCTACGCCTTCACGCACGTGCTGCACGGGCTCGTCTTCTACGCGCTCGTGTGGGTCGTGCTGCGCGGCCGCGCCGGGGCGACCGGGCGCGCGTGGGCGGGCTTCCTCCTCGAGGTCGCCTGGGAGATCCTCGAGAACACCGACGCCGTCATCGGGCGCTACCGGACCGCCACGATCGCGCTCGACTACTACGGCGACAGCATCGCGAACTCCGTCGCCGACGTGGTCGCCTACCTGGCCGGCTACGGGCTCGCTGCGGTGCTCCCTGTGCAGGCGTCGGTCGCCGCCTTCGTGCTCGTCGACGGCGCCCTCGCGCTCTGGATCCGCGATGGCCTCGTGCTGAACGTCTGGATGCTGCTCTGGCCGATCGCGGCCGTGCTGCGTTGGCAGTCGGGCGGCTGA
- a CDS encoding multidrug efflux RND transporter permease subunit produces the protein MNVSRTFILRPVATSLLMVALLLSGIVAYRQLPVSALPQVDYPTIQVVTFYPGASPDVMASSVTAPLERQFGQVPGLKQMTSTSSFGSSVIVLQFALELEIDVAEQDVQAAINSAGTFLPNDLPNPPVYSKINPADAPVLTLALTSKTLPLSRVQDLADTRLAQKISQLPGVGLVSLGGGQKPAVRVRANPTALAAYDLALEDLRRAIAAANVNQAKGSFDGPKRAWMIGANDQLMSAADYRGLVIAYRNDRPVRVMDVADVVDDAENVKQAAWMNAEPAVLVSIQRQPGANIIGVVDRITSLLPQLTAALPAGIEVRVLTDRTNTIRASVHAVQFELMLTVALVVMVMFLFLGKLSATVIPSVAVPLSVVGTFGAMYLLGYSLDNLSLMALTISTGFVVDDAIVMIENITRHIENGASPREAALAGSKEIGFTIISLTVSLVAVLIPLLFMGDIVGRLFREFAVTLAVTILVSAVVSLTLTPMMCARLLRNVPADEERWLARRSATAFERVIARYGTSLRWVLRHQTATLIGFVATLAATVLLYVVVPKGFFPVQDTGVILGVSEAPESVSFAAMAERQQRLAAVVLRDPAVESLSSFIGIDGVNTTTNAGRIQINLKPLETRDASAVEVIRRLQPALAEVEGATLYMQPVQDLTVEDRVSRTQFQYSLASPDPEALRELAPRMLERLHHLPEIRDVASDQQAGGLELTLAIDRDTASRLGITPQMIDDTLYDAFGQRQVSTIFTQLNQYRVVLEVDPSFQRGPEALDHIYVRSTSGAAVPLASFTTVRPGTTALAVSHQGQFPSVTLSFNLAPGASLGHAVDAINRAADDVGLPASVRAGFQGTAQAFQASLANQPFLILAALVTVYIVLGVLYESYVHPLTILSTLPSAGVGAILALLATGGELNVIALIGIILLIGIVKKNAIMMIDFALEAERHEGKSPEAAIYEACLLRFRPIMMTTMAALLGGLPLALGTGMGSELRHPLGVTIVGGLLVSQVLTLYSTPVIYLAFDRLAERFARRSGRAEEIRDGEARAAPPFGLESE, from the coding sequence GTGAACGTCTCGCGCACGTTCATCCTGCGGCCGGTCGCGACCTCGCTGCTCATGGTCGCGCTCCTGCTGTCGGGGATCGTGGCGTACCGGCAGCTGCCGGTCTCGGCGCTTCCGCAGGTCGACTACCCGACCATCCAGGTCGTGACGTTCTACCCGGGTGCCAGCCCGGACGTGATGGCGTCGTCGGTGACGGCGCCGCTCGAGCGCCAGTTCGGGCAGGTGCCGGGGCTGAAGCAGATGACGTCGACGAGCTCCTTCGGGAGCTCGGTGATCGTGCTGCAGTTCGCGCTCGAGCTCGAGATCGACGTCGCCGAGCAGGACGTGCAGGCCGCCATCAACTCGGCGGGGACATTCCTGCCGAACGATCTCCCGAACCCGCCCGTCTACAGCAAGATCAACCCCGCCGACGCGCCCGTCCTGACGCTCGCGCTCACGTCGAAGACGCTTCCCCTCTCCAGGGTTCAAGATCTGGCGGACACCCGCCTCGCCCAGAAAATCTCGCAGCTCCCCGGCGTCGGGCTCGTGAGCCTCGGCGGCGGGCAGAAGCCGGCCGTGCGCGTGCGCGCCAACCCGACGGCGCTCGCCGCCTACGACCTCGCGCTCGAGGACCTGCGGCGCGCCATCGCGGCCGCCAACGTCAACCAGGCGAAGGGCAGCTTCGACGGTCCGAAGCGCGCCTGGATGATCGGCGCCAACGACCAGCTGATGTCCGCCGCGGACTACCGCGGGCTCGTGATCGCGTACCGCAATGACCGGCCGGTGCGCGTCATGGACGTCGCCGACGTCGTCGACGACGCCGAGAACGTGAAGCAGGCGGCGTGGATGAACGCCGAGCCCGCCGTGCTCGTCAGCATCCAGCGCCAGCCCGGCGCCAACATCATCGGCGTCGTCGACCGCATCACGAGCCTGCTGCCGCAGCTCACAGCGGCGCTGCCGGCGGGCATCGAGGTGCGCGTGCTCACCGACCGCACCAACACCATCCGCGCCTCGGTCCACGCCGTGCAGTTCGAGCTCATGCTCACCGTCGCGCTCGTGGTGATGGTGATGTTTCTCTTCCTCGGCAAGCTCTCCGCGACCGTGATCCCGAGCGTCGCCGTGCCGCTCTCGGTCGTCGGCACCTTCGGCGCGATGTATCTCCTCGGCTACAGCCTCGACAACCTGTCGCTCATGGCGCTCACGATCTCGACGGGCTTCGTCGTCGACGACGCGATCGTGATGATCGAGAACATCACGCGCCACATTGAGAACGGAGCATCGCCGCGCGAGGCCGCGCTCGCGGGCTCCAAGGAGATCGGCTTCACGATCATCTCGCTGACGGTGTCGCTGGTGGCGGTGCTGATTCCGCTGCTGTTCATGGGCGACATCGTGGGCCGGCTCTTCCGCGAGTTCGCGGTGACGCTGGCGGTGACGATCCTCGTGTCGGCGGTCGTCTCGCTGACGCTCACGCCGATGATGTGCGCGCGGCTCCTCCGCAACGTGCCGGCGGACGAGGAGCGCTGGCTCGCGCGCCGCTCGGCGACGGCCTTCGAGCGGGTGATCGCGCGCTACGGGACCTCGCTCCGGTGGGTGTTGCGCCACCAGACCGCCACGTTGATCGGCTTCGTCGCGACGCTCGCGGCGACCGTCCTCCTCTACGTCGTCGTGCCGAAGGGCTTCTTTCCGGTGCAGGACACCGGCGTGATCCTCGGCGTGTCGGAGGCGCCGGAGTCGGTCTCGTTCGCGGCGATGGCGGAGCGGCAGCAGCGGCTCGCGGCGGTGGTGCTGCGCGATCCCGCGGTCGAGAGCCTGTCGTCGTTCATCGGGATCGACGGCGTCAACACGACGACGAACGCCGGCCGCATCCAGATCAACCTGAAGCCTCTCGAGACGCGCGACGCGAGCGCGGTCGAGGTCATCCGGCGGCTGCAACCGGCCCTCGCCGAGGTCGAGGGCGCGACGCTCTACATGCAGCCGGTGCAGGACCTGACCGTCGAGGACCGGGTGAGCCGCACCCAGTTCCAGTACAGCCTGGCGTCGCCCGACCCGGAGGCGCTGCGCGAGCTCGCGCCCCGCATGCTCGAGCGTCTCCATCACCTGCCCGAGATCCGCGACGTCGCGAGCGACCAGCAGGCCGGCGGCCTGGAGCTGACGCTCGCGATCGACCGCGACACCGCGTCGCGGCTCGGCATCACGCCGCAGATGATCGACGACACGCTCTACGATGCGTTCGGCCAGCGCCAGGTGTCGACGATCTTCACCCAGCTGAACCAATACCGGGTCGTCCTCGAGGTGGACCCGAGCTTCCAGCGGGGCCCCGAGGCGCTCGATCACATCTACGTGCGCTCGACGAGCGGCGCCGCGGTGCCGCTTGCGTCGTTCACGACGGTCCGACCCGGCACGACCGCGCTCGCGGTCTCCCACCAGGGGCAGTTTCCGTCCGTGACGCTGTCGTTCAACCTGGCGCCGGGCGCGTCGCTCGGGCACGCGGTCGACGCGATCAATCGAGCGGCCGACGACGTCGGCCTTCCCGCGAGCGTCCGCGCGGGCTTCCAGGGCACCGCGCAGGCGTTCCAGGCGTCGCTCGCGAACCAGCCGTTCCTGATCTTGGCCGCGCTCGTGACCGTCTACATCGTGCTCGGCGTGCTCTACGAGAGCTACGTCCACCCGCTGACGATCCTCTCGACGCTGCCGTCGGCGGGCGTCGGCGCGATCCTCGCGCTGCTGGCGACCGGCGGCGAGCTCAACGTGATCGCGCTGATCGGCATCATCCTGCTGATCGGCATCGTCAAGAAGAACGCCATCATGATGATCGACTTCGCGCTCGAGGCGGAGCGCCACGAGGGCAAGTCGCCCGAGGCGGCGATCTACGAGGCGTGCCTGTTGCGCTTCCGGCCGATCATGATGACGACCATGGCGGCGCTTCTCGGCGGATTGCCGCTCGCGCTCGGCACCGGCATGGGCTCCGAGCTTCGCCACCCCCTCGGCGTGACGATCGTCGGCGGGCTCCTCGTCAGCCAGGTGCTCACCCTCTACTCGACGCCGGTGATCTATCTGGCGTTCGATCGCCTGGCGGAGCGCTTCGCCCGGCGCTCCGGCCGCGCGGAGGAGATCCGGGACGGCGAGGCGAGGGCCGCGCCGCCGTTCGGCCTGGAGTCCGAGTGA
- a CDS encoding multidrug efflux RND transporter permease subunit produces the protein MNLSAAFIRRPVATSLLTLAIALAGAIGFQGLPVAPLPQVEFPTIQVSAHLPGASPETMASAVAMPLERMFGRIAGVTEMTSTSGLGATQVTLQFDLGRSIDSAARDVQAAINAARGQLPAALPNNPNYRKVNPADAPILVMSLTSDTLPPSRLYDAAASIVQQELSQVDGVGQVFLGGSSLPAVRVELNPTALTKYGIGFDEVRAALGAANSNRPTGEIATATEAWNLDTDGQLMTAAPYRSLVIRSRDGAVVRMSDVADVVDSVEDVRTVGFANGKPAVMVIIFRKPGANVIETIDRIRERVPYLQAAIPSAIDLDVVIDRSASIRASVHDVEMAMVMAIALVILVVFLFLRDPRATAIPSVVVPLSLVGTFGAMYLLDYSIDNLSLMALTISTGFVVDDAIVVLENVMRHLERDVPPREAALRGAREIAFTVLSMSVSLVAVFIPILLMGGIVGRLFREFAVVLSLAVLISLVVSLTTTPMMCARILRRGHGIRPPGRMAHAAERAFGGLHHAYARSLAWTLAHPRFTLLVAGLMVALNVHLYGVVPKGFFPQQDTGRLIGNIQADQAASFIAMQEKLGELVDIVRSDPAVETVVAFTGGSQGSSTGRMFVALKPLAERKVSGDAIAARLRPKVATVAGASLFLQPVQDIRIGGRPSGALYQFTLQGDDLDDLDEAAPKVLAELRTMPILTDVNSDQMSGGLQATLVIDRDTAARLGVTTQMIDDALYDAFGQRQVSTIYTALNQYHVVMGVAPSFWQRPETLRDVYVRAVNGTPVPLAAFARIESGTTALAVTHQGQFPATTVSFNLAPGVALGEAVDAITAAVRDLDIPPGVRATFAGTAQAFQASLANQPLLILAALVTVYIVLGILYESYIHPLTILSTLPSAGVGAILALLVTGGELNVIALIGIILLIGIVKKNAILMIDFALEAERRDGKAPKEAIYEACLLRFRPIMMTTMAALLGGLPLALGTGMGSELRRPLGITIVGGLLVSQMLTLYTTPVVYLYLDRLSLWWRGVRSHGAARVRGARATLAARRAS, from the coding sequence GTGAACCTCTCCGCGGCCTTCATCCGCCGGCCGGTCGCGACCTCGCTGCTGACGCTGGCGATCGCCCTCGCGGGCGCGATCGGGTTCCAGGGTCTGCCGGTGGCGCCGCTGCCGCAGGTCGAGTTCCCGACGATCCAGGTGTCGGCGCATCTGCCCGGCGCGAGTCCCGAGACCATGGCGTCGGCGGTCGCGATGCCGCTCGAGCGCATGTTCGGCCGCATCGCCGGCGTGACCGAGATGACGTCGACGAGCGGGCTCGGGGCGACGCAGGTGACCCTGCAATTCGACCTCGGCCGCAGCATCGACTCCGCCGCGCGCGACGTGCAGGCGGCGATCAACGCCGCGCGCGGCCAGTTGCCGGCGGCGCTCCCGAACAACCCGAACTACCGCAAGGTGAACCCGGCCGACGCGCCGATCCTGGTCATGAGCCTCACCTCCGACACGCTGCCGCCGAGCCGACTCTACGACGCGGCCGCGTCGATCGTGCAGCAGGAGCTCTCGCAGGTGGACGGGGTCGGACAGGTCTTCCTCGGGGGCAGCTCGCTGCCGGCGGTGCGCGTCGAGCTGAACCCTACGGCGCTCACCAAGTACGGCATTGGCTTCGACGAGGTGCGCGCCGCGCTCGGCGCCGCCAACAGCAACCGGCCGACGGGCGAGATCGCGACCGCGACCGAGGCGTGGAACCTCGACACCGACGGCCAGCTCATGACCGCCGCGCCCTACCGATCGCTCGTCATCCGCTCCCGGGACGGCGCCGTCGTCCGCATGAGCGACGTCGCCGACGTCGTCGACTCGGTCGAGGACGTGCGCACCGTCGGCTTCGCGAATGGCAAACCCGCCGTCATGGTCATCATCTTCCGGAAGCCCGGCGCCAACGTCATCGAGACGATCGACCGCATCCGCGAACGGGTGCCGTACCTGCAGGCCGCGATTCCGAGCGCGATCGACCTCGACGTCGTCATCGATCGCAGCGCCTCGATCCGCGCCTCGGTTCACGACGTCGAGATGGCGATGGTGATGGCGATCGCGCTCGTGATCCTGGTGGTCTTTCTCTTCCTGCGCGATCCGCGTGCGACCGCGATCCCGAGCGTCGTCGTGCCGCTGTCGTTGGTCGGCACGTTCGGCGCGATGTACCTGCTCGACTACTCGATCGACAACCTGTCGCTGATGGCGTTGACCATCTCGACCGGGTTCGTGGTCGACGACGCGATCGTCGTGCTGGAGAACGTCATGCGGCACCTCGAGCGCGACGTGCCGCCGCGCGAGGCGGCGCTGCGCGGCGCGCGCGAGATCGCCTTCACGGTGCTGTCGATGAGCGTGTCGCTCGTCGCCGTGTTCATCCCGATCCTTCTGATGGGCGGAATCGTCGGCAGGCTCTTCCGCGAGTTCGCGGTCGTGCTGTCGCTGGCGGTGCTGATCTCCCTCGTCGTGTCGCTCACCACGACCCCCATGATGTGCGCGCGGATCCTGCGGCGCGGGCACGGCATCCGGCCGCCCGGGCGCATGGCGCACGCCGCCGAGCGCGCCTTCGGCGGGCTGCACCACGCGTACGCGCGGAGCCTCGCCTGGACGCTCGCGCACCCGCGGTTCACGCTGCTCGTCGCCGGCCTGATGGTCGCGCTCAACGTCCATCTCTACGGCGTCGTGCCGAAGGGCTTCTTCCCGCAACAGGACACCGGACGGCTCATCGGCAACATCCAGGCCGACCAGGCGGCCTCGTTCATCGCGATGCAAGAGAAGCTCGGGGAGCTCGTCGACATCGTGCGGAGCGACCCGGCGGTCGAGACCGTCGTGGCGTTCACCGGCGGGTCGCAGGGCTCGAGCACGGGGCGCATGTTCGTCGCCTTGAAGCCGCTCGCGGAGCGCAAAGTGTCGGGCGACGCCATCGCCGCGCGCCTGCGGCCGAAGGTCGCGACGGTCGCGGGCGCGAGCCTCTTCCTGCAGCCGGTGCAGGACATCCGCATCGGCGGCCGTCCGAGTGGCGCGCTCTATCAGTTCACGCTCCAGGGCGACGACCTCGACGACCTCGACGAGGCCGCGCCCAAGGTGCTCGCCGAGCTCCGCACCATGCCGATCCTCACCGACGTGAACAGCGATCAGATGAGCGGCGGCCTCCAGGCCACGCTCGTGATCGACCGCGACACCGCGGCGCGGCTCGGCGTCACGACCCAGATGATCGACGACGCGCTCTACGACGCCTTCGGGCAGCGCCAGGTCTCGACGATCTACACCGCGCTGAACCAGTACCACGTCGTCATGGGGGTGGCCCCGAGCTTCTGGCAGCGGCCGGAGACGCTGCGCGACGTCTACGTCCGCGCGGTGAACGGCACGCCGGTCCCGCTCGCCGCCTTCGCGCGCATCGAGTCCGGCACGACGGCGCTCGCCGTCACCCACCAGGGACAGTTTCCGGCGACGACCGTGTCCTTCAACCTGGCGCCGGGGGTCGCGCTCGGCGAAGCCGTGGACGCGATCACCGCCGCCGTGCGCGATCTCGACATCCCGCCGGGCGTGCGCGCGACCTTCGCCGGCACGGCGCAGGCGTTCCAGGCGTCGCTCGCCAACCAGCCGCTCTTGATCCTGGCGGCGCTCGTGACCGTCTACATCGTGCTCGGCATCCTCTACGAGAGCTACATCCACCCGCTCACGATCCTCTCGACGCTGCCGTCGGCGGGCGTCGGCGCGATCCTGGCGCTGCTGGTGACCGGCGGCGAGCTCAACGTGATCGCGCTGATCGGCATCATCCTGCTGATCGGCATCGTCAAGAAGAACGCCATCCTGATGATCGACTTCGCGCTCGAGGCGGAGCGGCGCGACGGTAAGGCGCCGAAGGAGGCGATCTACGAGGCCTGCCTCCTGCGCTTCCGTCCGATCATGATGACGACGATGGCGGCGCTGCTCGGGGGGCTGCCGCTCGCGCTCGGCACCGGCATGGGCTCGGAGCTCCGCCGCCCGCTCGGCATCACGATCGTCGGCGGCCTCCTGGTGAGCCAGATGCTGACGCTCTACACGACGCCGGTGGTCTACCTGTACCTCGACCGGCTGAGCCTCTGGTGGCGGGGCGTCCGCTCGCACGGGGCCGCGCGGGTCCGCGGCGCAAGGGCGACCCTCGCGGCGCGGCGCGCCTCCTGA